From Coffea eugenioides isolate CCC68of unplaced genomic scaffold, Ceug_1.0 ScVebR1_1063;HRSCAF=1853, whole genome shotgun sequence, a single genomic window includes:
- the LOC113754800 gene encoding uncharacterized protein LOC113754800, giving the protein MANNQTLRELAAPELTHQPLCITFPALAENTAFELKSGLIQLLPSFHGLSGEEPHKHVKEFEVVCSSMKPPGVTEEQIRLRAFPFSLKDAAKDWLYYLPAGSITTWAQLKKKFLEKFFPASRAASLRKEICGIKQYPGESLYEYWDRFNKLCTRCPQHQISEQLLIQYFYEGLQSTDRSIIDAASGGALANKTPREAWELIEAMAENSQQFGLRESNPPRRVNEVETSSIQQQLSELTSVVRQLAMRDTPRAKVCGICTSMDHPTDSCPMLQEDGAEQVNMAGGVPAPQRPYDPYSNTYNPGWRDHPNFSYGSRPQNAFSNRPPGFQQPWQHKSQPSSSSSGSSLEEIVKSLATTTTQLVATTTQLQQETRSLVASTTQFQHDTKAGMKDMETRMSQMATAINRLESHVYGKLPSQPEINPRNVSAMTLRSGKEVEGPKVTNSKSKVKTRSSRR; this is encoded by the coding sequence ATGGCCAACAACCAAACATTGAGGGAGCTGGCTGCCCCGGAGCTGACTCACCAGCCCTTATGCATCACATTCCCCGCTTTGGCTGAGAATACCGCTTTCGAATTGAAGTCGGGGTTGATTCAACTCTTACCCTCTTTCCATGGTCTCTCTGGCGAAGAACCCCACAAGCACGTAAAGGAGTTCGAGGTGGTCTGCTCTAGTATGAAACCTCCTGGGGTCACTGAAGAGCAAATTAGACTGAGAGCCTTCCCGTTCTCTCTCAAAGATGCAGCTAAAGATTGGCTGTACTACCTACCAGCAGGTAGTATTACCACATGGGCGCagctgaaaaagaaattcttggaaaaattcttccctgcatCCCGGGCTGCGAGTTTGAGGAAGGAGATCTGCGGCATTAAACAATATCCCGGTGAGTCCTTGTATGAATACTGGGATAGGTTTaacaagttgtgcactagatgcccgcagcatcaaattagtgaacaactgttAATCCAATACTTCTATGAAGGGCTCCAATCAACAGATAGGAGTATCATTGATGCTGCGAGTGGGGGAGCACTTGCAAACAAGACACCGAGGGAAGCGTGGGAGCTCATCGAAGCCATGGCAGAGAACTCCCAGCAATTTGGTTTACGTGAGAGCAACCCTCCTCGTAGAGTCAATGAGGTAGAGACTTCATCCATACAGCAGCAACTGTCAGAATTGACGTCTGTTGTTAGGCAATTAGCCATGAGAGACACGCCGCGAGCAAAGGTGTGTGGAATCTGTACTAGCATGGACCACCCCACTGACTCATGCCCTATGTTGCAAGAGGATGGAGCTGAACAAGTGAACATGGCtggaggcgtgcccgcgcctCAAAGACCGTACGACCCATACTCTAACACGTACAACCCTGGTTGGAGAGATCATCCCAATTTCAGCTATGGTAGTAGGCCACAAAATGCATTCTCCAATCGGCCTCCAGGTTTTCAGCAACCTTGGCAACATAAGTCTCAACCCTCGTCCTCAAGCTCAGGGAGTTCTTTGGAAGAAATTGTCAAGAGTTTGGCCACGACTACCACTCAACTCGTCGCGACCACCACTCAGCTCCAGCAGGAGACTAGGTCCTTAGTTGCAAGTACTACTCAGTTCCAACATGACACCAAAGCAGGCATGAAGGACATGGAGACTCGTATGAGTCAAATGGCAACTGCCATTAATCGTCTGGAGTCCCACGTCTATGGAAAATTGCCATCGCAACCTGAGATAAACCCCAGaaatgtaagtgccatgacattaaggagtggcaaggaagtgGAGGGGCCGAAGGTCACAAACTCAAAGAGTAAAGTGAAGACGAGATCGAGCAGGAGATAG